A stretch of Synechococcus sp. MIT S9220 DNA encodes these proteins:
- a CDS encoding DUF3148 domain-containing protein, protein MSVSIGDQVRLVRPQTFLKTADPMPMLRPPDLVAHNEIGRVMALQPAETAAVRFARGTFLLSIEQLTLVSEDLNTVSDQDAPSDSAGLSDSDASSETHASADSAD, encoded by the coding sequence ATGTCCGTTTCCATTGGTGACCAGGTGCGACTGGTTCGCCCTCAGACCTTTTTGAAGACAGCTGATCCAATGCCGATGCTCAGACCTCCTGATCTTGTGGCCCACAACGAGATCGGCAGGGTCATGGCACTGCAGCCGGCGGAAACTGCGGCGGTGCGCTTTGCCAGGGGCACGTTTCTGCTGTCGATCGAGCAACTCACGCTTGTGAGCGAAGACTTGAACACGGTCTCGGATCAGGATGCCCCATCGGACTCAGCAGGCTTATCGGACTCCGATGCTTCATCAGAGACGCATGCATCTGCTGATTCAGCCGACTGA
- a CDS encoding transglycosylase domain-containing protein, with amino-acid sequence MSRATAEPSGLALLTIHQQDRSERTLPLHGEGYRIGRDPDVEIRIDHAAVSRLHALLQKQGRHWILKDQGSTNGVWWQGRRVQQLVLQNGDCIRFSPTQDTDTPWIGFENPSQRLHQRIRKSLGICILGCLGGAGLLLALATINVPVRGRLASVRGPLAIYDGNNKPLKSVDSNRHRELNSLDAFSPLLVDALLSSEDNRFWWHPGVDPIGSLRAFAANLAGGRVLEGGSSLTQQLARSLYPNLVGEGDTLGRKWRELLVALQLESRFSKGELLLSYLNRVYLGVGWGFEDSAQTFFDQSASDLSVEQAALLVGLLPSPNGHDPCRHPQRALEARNRVLNKMADSGRLSLDAARLARRQPIQLAPQACSRTTLTRSAPFYTDQVRRDLTALVGPEVAAEGNFLIETHLDPVLQSVVERQLRNVISNAGGLGVSEGAAVVIDSSTGGVLAIAGGRDYRFSQFNRASMALRQPGSTFKLMTYLAALERGIKPSETIDCSPLNWRGQRFESSCKGRLSLTNAFASSNNTAALRLAQRVGLEQVVRQARALGITTPLDPVPGLALGQSEVRLIELTGAYAAIVNKGEWRPPNTIRRLLDAETCREDNLRGCGSLAGDDQRQVNTGRQAVRSDSAAQMQSLLRAVVRSGTGTAASLGGQEGGKTGTTNEGRDLLFVGYEPSRRWVLGIWLGNDDNSPSRSSSALAASLWADIIRAAGRGGLNEG; translated from the coding sequence ATGAGCAGAGCGACGGCTGAACCAAGTGGGTTAGCCCTGCTGACGATTCATCAGCAGGATCGTTCTGAGCGCACCCTGCCTCTGCACGGCGAGGGCTATCGGATTGGACGCGATCCAGACGTGGAGATCCGCATCGACCATGCGGCAGTCAGTCGCCTACATGCGCTGCTACAGAAGCAAGGCCGACACTGGATTCTCAAAGATCAAGGGTCAACCAACGGAGTGTGGTGGCAAGGGCGACGTGTGCAACAGCTGGTGCTCCAGAACGGCGATTGCATCAGGTTTTCCCCGACCCAAGACACCGATACCCCCTGGATTGGTTTTGAGAACCCGAGCCAACGATTGCATCAGCGCATTCGGAAGTCATTGGGGATCTGCATCCTGGGCTGCCTGGGCGGGGCAGGACTGCTCCTCGCTCTGGCCACAATCAACGTGCCGGTGCGTGGACGACTGGCCAGCGTTCGCGGACCACTGGCCATCTACGACGGCAACAACAAACCGCTCAAGTCGGTGGATTCCAATCGACACCGTGAACTGAACAGCCTCGACGCATTTTCTCCGTTGTTGGTCGATGCCTTGCTCAGCAGTGAGGACAACCGCTTCTGGTGGCATCCAGGGGTTGATCCGATCGGAAGCTTGCGTGCCTTCGCCGCCAACCTGGCCGGCGGACGAGTTCTCGAAGGTGGCAGCAGCCTCACCCAGCAATTAGCTCGGAGCCTCTACCCCAACCTGGTCGGAGAGGGCGACACACTGGGCCGTAAATGGCGCGAACTGCTCGTGGCGCTGCAGCTGGAAAGCCGTTTCAGCAAAGGCGAGCTGCTGCTGAGCTACCTCAACAGGGTCTACCTCGGGGTGGGCTGGGGATTCGAAGACAGCGCTCAAACCTTTTTTGATCAATCAGCGTCTGATCTGAGCGTTGAACAAGCCGCTCTGCTGGTGGGACTATTGCCATCACCCAATGGTCACGATCCCTGCCGTCACCCCCAGCGAGCCCTTGAAGCTCGCAACCGCGTGCTCAACAAGATGGCGGATTCCGGTCGACTTTCACTCGACGCCGCTCGTCTGGCACGACGTCAACCCATCCAGCTCGCACCCCAGGCCTGCAGCAGGACTACTCTGACCCGATCAGCACCCTTTTACACCGATCAGGTGCGCAGGGACCTGACGGCACTTGTGGGTCCGGAGGTTGCCGCTGAAGGGAATTTCCTGATCGAAACCCACCTTGACCCCGTGCTGCAGTCGGTTGTTGAACGACAACTGCGCAATGTAATCAGCAATGCCGGAGGACTCGGCGTGAGTGAAGGGGCCGCCGTGGTGATCGACAGCAGCACAGGCGGAGTCCTGGCGATCGCCGGCGGACGTGACTATCGCTTCAGTCAGTTCAATCGAGCCTCCATGGCCCTGAGGCAGCCAGGCAGCACCTTCAAGCTGATGACTTACCTGGCGGCCCTGGAAAGGGGAATCAAACCCAGCGAAACCATTGACTGCAGTCCTCTGAACTGGAGAGGGCAACGCTTTGAAAGCAGCTGCAAAGGTCGCCTCAGCCTCACCAACGCCTTTGCATCCAGCAACAACACTGCGGCTCTGCGACTGGCACAGCGGGTGGGACTTGAACAGGTGGTTCGCCAAGCCAGAGCCCTGGGCATCACCACACCGCTTGATCCAGTTCCTGGACTCGCACTCGGCCAGAGCGAAGTGCGACTGATTGAGCTGACTGGAGCCTATGCAGCCATTGTCAACAAGGGGGAATGGAGACCCCCCAACACGATTCGTCGTCTGCTCGATGCGGAAACATGTCGCGAGGACAATCTGCGTGGCTGCGGAAGCCTTGCTGGCGACGATCAGCGCCAGGTGAACACTGGACGCCAGGCTGTCCGCAGCGACAGTGCGGCTCAGATGCAGTCCTTGCTGCGCGCGGTTGTGCGCAGTGGCACCGGCACTGCTGCATCGCTAGGGGGACAGGAAGGAGGCAAAACCGGAACCACCAATGAAGGCCGGGATCTGCTGTTCGTGGGCTATGAACCCTCGCGGCGCTGGGTGCTTGGCATCTGGCTCGGCAATGACGACAACAGCCCCTCCAGAAGCTCCAGCGCCCTTGCGGCATCGCTCTGGGCTGACATCATCCGCGCGGCGGGACGAGGAGGGCTCAACGAAGGATGA
- a CDS encoding DevA family ABC transporter ATP-binding protein: MTVLSHPAQHQGADVVSTVKIENLSHWYGRGSMRRQVLQSVDLQIAAGEVVLLTGPSGCGKTTLLTLIGALRQVQQGDVRVFGQQLQGAGRGQRQLLRRRIGMIFQGHNLLRCLTAEQNVQMGADLLEGFSYRGRRDQAREWLRAVGLEDHLSKLPQDLSGGQKQRVAIARALAARPQLLLADEPTAALDSGTGREVVELLKLLAREQACSVLMVTHDPRILDVADRLVKMEDGRLLQPIE; this comes from the coding sequence ATGACGGTTCTTTCTCATCCAGCTCAACACCAAGGTGCTGATGTCGTCAGCACGGTGAAGATTGAAAATCTCAGCCACTGGTACGGACGTGGGTCTATGCGCCGGCAGGTTCTTCAGTCGGTTGATCTTCAGATCGCAGCCGGCGAAGTGGTGCTGCTGACCGGTCCATCAGGCTGTGGCAAGACCACTCTGCTCACCTTGATCGGCGCGCTTCGACAAGTCCAGCAGGGGGATGTTCGCGTGTTTGGACAGCAGCTCCAGGGTGCCGGCCGGGGCCAACGACAGTTGCTTCGCCGCCGGATCGGCATGATTTTCCAGGGCCATAACCTTCTGCGTTGCCTCACGGCCGAGCAGAACGTGCAGATGGGAGCTGATCTCCTTGAGGGCTTCAGTTATCGCGGTCGCCGTGATCAGGCCAGAGAGTGGCTCAGGGCCGTAGGGCTCGAGGATCACCTCAGCAAGCTTCCTCAGGACCTCTCGGGTGGTCAGAAACAGCGCGTGGCCATTGCTCGTGCACTGGCTGCAAGGCCCCAGTTGCTGCTTGCCGATGAACCGACGGCAGCGTTGGACAGCGGGACCGGTCGTGAGGTTGTGGAATTACTCAAGCTCCTGGCTCGCGAGCAAGCCTGTTCGGTGTTGATGGTCACCCACGACCCGCGCATTCTTGATGTTGCTGACAGGCTGGTGAAAATGGAGGATGGCCGTTTGCTTCAGCCCATTGAGTAA
- a CDS encoding pitrilysin family protein: MGLCHGTLTAIPSGPVLEHRTLHNGSNLVTAAIPDAALTCLDFWCRGGSAWERSGEEGMAHFLEHMVFKGSRRLGPGEFDRRIEALGGSSNAATGFDDVHYHVLVPSAESKEALDLLLDLVLDPALEQDSFSMEREVVLEEIAQYRDQPDDQVLQTLLELCCAPHSYGRPILGWENSLREMSPGGMRSYHHRRYQGANCCLSVAGALEEGLISHVLSSPLAALDTLMDSDQNTRTQSSLSFHSGRQCRTFPRLEAARLMMVWPVASADDQLAIAGADLATTILAEGRRSRLVQKLREELQIVESIDMDVTTLEQGSLVMLEACCPAEQIEGVEMEIHQQLNSSLTTAITDEEFHRALQLVGNGHRFSLEAPGAVAASAGSQTLWGRHRDLLAPLQDLMHWNASTLRERVMPLLQPQHSFTLIARSEDNA; this comes from the coding sequence ATGGGACTTTGCCACGGGACCCTGACTGCGATCCCATCCGGTCCGGTGCTCGAACACCGCACTCTTCACAACGGCAGCAACCTTGTGACTGCCGCCATCCCCGATGCGGCACTCACCTGCCTCGATTTCTGGTGTCGAGGCGGAAGCGCCTGGGAGAGAAGCGGTGAGGAGGGCATGGCTCACTTCCTCGAACACATGGTGTTCAAGGGCAGCCGAAGGCTGGGTCCAGGTGAATTTGACCGGAGAATTGAAGCGCTGGGTGGCAGCAGCAACGCAGCCACTGGATTTGATGACGTGCACTACCACGTGCTTGTGCCCAGTGCGGAATCGAAGGAAGCACTCGATTTGCTTCTGGATCTCGTTCTCGATCCGGCTCTCGAGCAGGACAGCTTCTCAATGGAGCGCGAGGTGGTGCTCGAGGAGATCGCCCAGTACCGAGATCAGCCTGATGACCAAGTGCTGCAGACCCTGCTGGAACTCTGCTGTGCTCCCCACTCCTATGGCAGACCCATTCTCGGTTGGGAGAACAGCCTGCGAGAGATGAGCCCTGGTGGGATGAGGAGTTACCACCATCGCCGCTACCAAGGAGCCAACTGCTGCCTCTCGGTAGCTGGAGCCCTCGAGGAGGGTCTGATCAGTCACGTGCTCAGCAGCCCGCTTGCGGCGCTGGACACATTGATGGACTCCGATCAGAACACAAGGACCCAATCTTCACTGAGCTTTCACAGCGGACGGCAATGCCGAACGTTCCCTCGACTGGAAGCAGCACGATTGATGATGGTCTGGCCCGTTGCCTCTGCAGACGACCAGCTGGCAATCGCCGGTGCGGATCTGGCCACCACCATCCTTGCCGAGGGTCGGCGCAGCCGGTTGGTGCAGAAGCTGCGCGAAGAGCTTCAGATTGTTGAATCCATCGACATGGATGTCACCACGCTGGAACAGGGAAGCCTGGTCATGCTTGAGGCATGTTGCCCCGCCGAACAGATCGAAGGCGTGGAGATGGAAATCCACCAACAGCTGAACAGCAGCTTGACCACGGCCATCACGGATGAGGAATTTCATCGCGCGCTGCAACTGGTCGGCAACGGTCATCGCTTCAGTCTCGAAGCGCCTGGAGCTGTGGCCGCCAGTGCCGGTTCACAGACACTCTGGGGACGACACCGAGACCTTCTGGCTCCACTTCAGGACCTGATGCACTGGAATGCTTCAACGTTGCGGGAACGGGTCATGCCCCTCCTGCAACCCCAACACAGCTTCACCCTGATTGCCCGATCGGAGGACAACGCTTGA
- the lspA gene encoding signal peptidase II — MNSRPAQSMRRGSVVALSVLMVVLDQLSKHWARGTLLPGETRPFIPGLLQLNLVRNTGAAFSLFRDSSLILGILSLVVAIGVSIWIWREARRGLWMGLALGFLLGGTIGNGIDRWRLGHVTDFLELVPIQFPIFNWADIAINLAVLCFAIDALSNRHEQSDG, encoded by the coding sequence ATGAACAGCCGACCAGCTCAAAGCATGCGACGCGGCAGCGTCGTTGCGCTCAGTGTGCTCATGGTGGTGCTGGATCAGCTCAGCAAGCACTGGGCCCGAGGAACCCTGCTCCCAGGGGAGACGAGGCCCTTCATTCCCGGATTGCTGCAACTGAATCTGGTGCGCAACACCGGTGCTGCCTTCAGTCTGTTCCGAGATTCCTCCCTGATCCTGGGGATTCTCAGCCTGGTGGTCGCCATCGGCGTGAGCATCTGGATCTGGCGGGAGGCCAGACGAGGTCTCTGGATGGGGCTGGCCCTCGGCTTTCTGCTCGGAGGCACGATTGGCAATGGCATCGACCGCTGGCGTCTTGGCCATGTGACCGATTTTCTCGAACTGGTGCCGATCCAGTTTCCGATTTTCAACTGGGCGGATATCGCCATCAACCTGGCAGTCCTCTGCTTTGCCATCGACGCACTTAGCAACAGACATGAGCAGAGCGACGGCTGA
- the devC gene encoding ABC transporter permease DevC, whose protein sequence is MIGRFLSGRGIPLASLMLVRQPVRLAVALAGISFAGILMFMQLGFRDGLFDASVTVHRLFDADIVLISPRSTSSVSMAGFPRRRLVQTMALPEVEGITPVHWNLLLWRNPKTRGTRSILALGFEPGDPLFVDPTLAPKAQVLTQKGRVLFDEKSRPEFGPVAEWFRDGRTVESEISGKRVRVAGLIELGSSFGADGNLLTSSETFLELLPNTPPGSIEVGLVRLQQGTDAEAVVQKLNALLPEDVTVLTKQGFIDFEQNYWRTSTSIGFIFTLGAAMGFVVGCVIVYQVLYSDVSDHLPEYATLMAMGYKLRTLLGVVVREGLLLALFGYLPAYAAGQGLYLLVRSATALPVAMDFSRAITVFSMILVMCMASAGLAMRRLVDADPAEIF, encoded by the coding sequence ATGATCGGTCGCTTCCTGAGCGGGCGAGGGATTCCACTGGCTTCACTGATGCTGGTCAGGCAGCCGGTTCGTCTGGCTGTTGCACTGGCCGGCATCAGTTTCGCGGGAATCCTGATGTTCATGCAGCTGGGATTCCGCGACGGCCTCTTTGATGCCAGCGTCACGGTGCATCGCCTCTTCGACGCTGACATTGTTCTGATCAGTCCACGCTCGACCAGTTCCGTGAGCATGGCTGGCTTTCCCCGGCGTCGTTTGGTGCAGACCATGGCCCTGCCTGAGGTGGAAGGCATCACGCCAGTGCACTGGAATCTTCTGCTCTGGCGCAATCCCAAGACACGCGGCACCCGATCGATCCTTGCCCTTGGTTTTGAGCCGGGTGATCCCCTGTTTGTGGACCCAACCCTGGCGCCCAAAGCTCAGGTGCTGACTCAGAAAGGTCGGGTTCTGTTCGATGAGAAGTCGCGTCCTGAGTTTGGGCCGGTGGCCGAATGGTTCCGAGATGGTCGAACCGTTGAAAGTGAGATCTCAGGGAAAAGAGTGCGGGTGGCCGGTTTGATTGAGCTCGGCAGCTCCTTCGGTGCTGATGGCAATTTGCTCACCAGCAGCGAAACGTTTCTCGAGCTCCTGCCCAACACGCCCCCAGGAAGCATCGAAGTTGGACTGGTTCGGTTGCAGCAGGGCACGGACGCCGAAGCGGTGGTGCAGAAACTCAACGCTCTGCTCCCTGAGGACGTCACGGTTCTCACCAAGCAGGGTTTTATTGATTTCGAGCAGAACTACTGGCGCACAAGCACATCGATTGGCTTCATTTTCACCTTGGGTGCTGCCATGGGATTTGTTGTCGGCTGCGTGATCGTTTATCAGGTGCTGTATTCCGATGTCAGTGACCATCTGCCTGAGTACGCCACGTTGATGGCCATGGGCTACAAGCTCAGAACCCTGCTGGGTGTGGTTGTGCGCGAGGGGCTTCTGCTTGCGCTCTTTGGATATTTGCCGGCTTATGCCGCCGGGCAAGGTCTCTATCTGCTGGTGAGAAGTGCCACCGCACTCCCTGTGGCGATGGATTTCAGTCGAGCCATCACGGTGTTCAGCATGATCCTGGTCATGTGCATGGCTTCGGCAGGTTTGGCCATGCGCCGTCTGGTGGATGCCGATCCGGCGGAGATCTTCTGA
- a CDS encoding phycocyanobilin:ferredoxin oxidoreductase, with protein MPASPSGQEMHPLVMALAARIRQCRDGFPELNPLMLSTDLEEIIGTLDGEALFITNEVHSCRGLRKLHLEIARLGLGLQILHCVFFPDPRFDLPVFGADIVASPAGISAAIIDLSPVGDQLPERIERGLEAAVIPAFEQVRELPTWATIFSPFVRFIRPVNQQEEDWFVELVDDYLQVLGDAVQVAEPDDPSAPSTLARYHGQVSYCRQQKRNDKTRRVLEKAFGTVWANRYIEELLFDEPPSP; from the coding sequence ATGCCAGCGTCCCCGAGCGGTCAGGAGATGCACCCGCTGGTGATGGCTCTGGCTGCTCGCATTCGTCAGTGCAGGGACGGCTTTCCGGAGCTCAATCCACTCATGTTGTCGACTGACCTCGAGGAGATCATCGGCACGCTGGATGGCGAGGCTCTGTTCATCACCAATGAGGTGCATTCCTGTCGTGGACTGCGCAAACTGCACCTGGAAATCGCACGACTTGGACTCGGGCTGCAGATCCTTCATTGCGTCTTTTTCCCCGATCCTCGCTTTGATCTGCCGGTGTTCGGCGCCGACATCGTTGCCAGCCCCGCCGGAATCTCCGCGGCCATCATCGATCTTTCCCCGGTTGGTGATCAGCTTCCCGAACGCATTGAGCGTGGCCTTGAAGCCGCTGTGATCCCTGCCTTTGAACAGGTGCGCGAACTTCCCACTTGGGCCACCATCTTCTCGCCGTTTGTGAGATTCATTCGCCCGGTGAATCAACAGGAAGAAGATTGGTTCGTGGAACTGGTTGACGATTACCTCCAGGTTCTGGGCGATGCCGTGCAGGTTGCAGAGCCCGATGACCCAAGTGCTCCTTCTACTCTGGCTCGATATCACGGACAGGTGTCCTATTGCCGGCAACAGAAACGCAACGACAAAACGCGGCGGGTTCTGGAGAAAGCCTTCGGGACGGTCTGGGCGAATCGGTACATCGAGGAGCTGCTGTTCGACGAGCCACCGAGTCCCTGA
- a CDS encoding pitrilysin family protein: MSSSCDLVLDPVTTTGVLSAKLWIRRGSSADPLGQRGGHQLLGSVLSRGCGPVDHLQLADLVEGCGAGLRCDTHEDGILISLKCRDIDADRLLPALGWMLRQPHLDESQIELERDLSLQALQRQREDPFHRAFDGWRQLAYGKGPYGHDPLGIGIDLEQLQKAQLTSLASDLESRGSVLALSGTIPDQAQAQLVDWLGTCKTESSSSEAGSAIRASLESDRGERASLGLQSLATEQVVLMLGQAALPHGHPDDLALRLLQAHLGSGMSSLLFRRLREEHGVAYDVGVHHPARAGAAPFVMHASTGVDRAELSLELLLKSWIELMETSISEVDLKLAKAKFKGQLAHGSQTTGQRAERRAQLRGLNLPDDHDQSCLNQLDQLRASDLRDAAGRHLQSPQLSLCGPAETLASLEKQWTLSAFAEGNAP, translated from the coding sequence TTGAGCTCCAGCTGTGATCTCGTTCTCGATCCGGTGACCACGACCGGTGTGCTCTCCGCCAAGCTCTGGATCCGGCGGGGAAGCAGTGCTGATCCGCTCGGGCAGAGGGGCGGGCATCAGCTTTTGGGCTCAGTGCTCAGCCGGGGATGCGGTCCTGTCGATCATCTGCAACTGGCGGATCTCGTTGAAGGCTGTGGCGCCGGTCTTCGTTGTGACACCCATGAAGACGGAATTCTGATCAGTCTCAAGTGCCGCGACATTGATGCCGATCGTTTGTTGCCTGCACTGGGCTGGATGCTGCGCCAGCCGCATCTGGACGAAAGTCAGATCGAACTGGAGCGAGATCTGAGCCTGCAGGCCCTTCAACGACAGAGAGAGGATCCCTTCCATCGCGCCTTTGATGGCTGGAGACAGCTGGCCTATGGCAAGGGTCCCTACGGGCACGATCCACTCGGAATCGGGATCGACCTCGAACAGCTTCAGAAAGCGCAATTGACCAGCCTTGCCTCAGATCTCGAAAGCCGAGGCTCGGTGCTGGCTCTGTCCGGAACGATTCCTGATCAGGCCCAAGCGCAACTGGTGGACTGGCTCGGCACATGCAAGACCGAATCCAGCTCCTCAGAAGCCGGATCAGCGATCCGAGCATCATTGGAATCGGACCGTGGCGAAAGAGCTTCGCTAGGGCTTCAGTCCCTCGCCACCGAACAGGTGGTGCTGATGCTTGGGCAAGCCGCTCTGCCCCACGGTCACCCTGACGACCTGGCACTGAGGCTGCTCCAGGCCCACCTGGGCTCAGGCATGTCCAGCCTGTTGTTCCGACGGCTTCGGGAGGAGCATGGCGTCGCTTACGACGTGGGTGTCCATCACCCGGCACGCGCTGGAGCGGCACCCTTCGTGATGCATGCCTCAACCGGAGTCGACAGGGCGGAACTATCGCTCGAACTCTTGCTTAAAAGTTGGATTGAGCTGATGGAGACGAGCATCTCTGAGGTCGATCTCAAGCTCGCCAAGGCCAAATTCAAGGGGCAGCTGGCTCACGGCTCCCAGACCACTGGCCAGAGGGCGGAGCGGAGAGCGCAACTGCGTGGTCTGAATCTCCCTGATGACCATGACCAGAGCTGCCTCAACCAACTGGATCAGCTGCGGGCCAGTGATCTGCGTGACGCAGCAGGACGCCATTTGCAGAGTCCGCAACTCAGCTTGTGCGGCCCCGCGGAAACCCTGGCATCTCTGGAGAAACAATGGACCCTCAGCGCTTTTGCTGAAGGCAACGCGCCTTGA
- a CDS encoding biotin transporter BioY — translation MRALATWSGALAGLLLILVGSLIPTALLLPLPELPPALLGLPSTWQVPALLVCALVAGPRAGVIASVAYLTIGLVDLPVFHGGGGFAYVLNPGFGYLAGFVPAAWLTGRLAQQNGMNDIARLTLAAMAGLLTIQVCGLLNLVLGAALNRWNEPLIELVFGYSLGPLAAQLALCCAAGLIARVTRRVLWVE, via the coding sequence GTGCGGGCACTGGCCACCTGGAGCGGCGCTCTTGCCGGATTGCTTCTGATCCTGGTTGGAAGCCTGATTCCGACTGCCCTGCTTCTGCCGCTGCCTGAATTACCCCCGGCACTGCTGGGTCTACCCAGCACCTGGCAGGTTCCGGCACTACTCGTCTGTGCCCTTGTCGCGGGTCCACGAGCGGGCGTGATCGCTTCAGTGGCTTATCTGACCATCGGCTTGGTGGACCTGCCTGTATTCCATGGAGGTGGTGGTTTCGCTTACGTACTGAATCCTGGATTCGGATATCTGGCTGGATTCGTCCCTGCCGCCTGGTTGACCGGTCGGCTGGCCCAGCAGAACGGCATGAATGACATCGCCAGACTGACTCTGGCAGCCATGGCCGGCCTGCTGACCATCCAGGTCTGCGGTCTGCTCAATCTTGTTCTGGGAGCTGCACTGAATCGCTGGAATGAACCCCTGATCGAGCTTGTGTTCGGGTACAGCCTCGGGCCCCTGGCAGCCCAGCTCGCCCTGTGTTGCGCCGCTGGGCTGATCGCACGCGTGACCCGTCGTGTGCTCTGGGTGGAATGA
- a CDS encoding HlyD family efflux transporter periplasmic adaptor subunit, whose amino-acid sequence MLRRPQPPTPAAASEQVASRQPESVAALGSLRPAGEVRRLAAPVSGFGGSPRVSSLLVNEGDPVRKGQVLAVFDNRPKIEADLAATDAKILTAETEIPLKRREVARYAQGAGQGAVEVVVLEEKQNQLTLLERKKAELIAERGKLEADLNDSELRSPIDGTVLKLRARVGERPSADGVLDVGASQSMEALIEVYESDINRIKLGEAVTLISENGGFEGGLQGTVARISPQVRQRQVLSTDPTGDADARIVEVLVRLDSGSTQRVSRLSGLKVIARFGSS is encoded by the coding sequence ATGCTGCGTCGACCGCAGCCACCCACCCCTGCTGCTGCTTCGGAGCAGGTCGCAAGCCGACAGCCCGAATCGGTCGCAGCCCTCGGAAGCCTCAGACCTGCTGGTGAGGTCCGTCGTCTGGCGGCACCGGTGAGTGGTTTCGGTGGCTCACCGAGGGTGTCTTCACTGTTGGTGAATGAAGGCGATCCGGTGCGCAAGGGGCAAGTTCTTGCTGTGTTCGACAACCGGCCGAAGATTGAAGCGGATCTCGCCGCAACCGACGCCAAGATCCTCACCGCTGAGACGGAGATACCGCTGAAGCGAAGAGAGGTTGCCCGTTACGCACAGGGCGCCGGTCAGGGTGCGGTGGAAGTTGTTGTATTGGAGGAAAAACAGAACCAACTCACCCTGCTTGAGCGCAAAAAGGCTGAACTGATCGCCGAGCGCGGAAAACTAGAAGCTGATTTGAACGACAGCGAACTTCGTTCTCCAATCGATGGAACGGTTCTCAAGCTGCGTGCCCGGGTGGGTGAGCGACCTAGCGCCGACGGTGTCTTGGACGTTGGAGCGAGTCAGTCGATGGAGGCTCTGATCGAGGTTTACGAGTCAGATATCAACCGCATCAAGCTTGGCGAAGCGGTCACGTTGATCAGTGAGAACGGCGGTTTCGAAGGGGGTCTCCAGGGAACGGTTGCACGCATCAGTCCTCAGGTGCGACAACGACAGGTGTTGTCCACGGATCCGACCGGTGATGCGGACGCCAGGATCGTTGAAGTGTTGGTCCGCTTGGATTCAGGATCCACCCAGCGTGTTTCAAGACTCTCGGGCTTGAAGGTGATCGCCCGATTCGGATCCTCATGA